TCTGTTACGCACGGCATTCATTTCACTAACCGCAAGCAACGCACACAAGAGAAACGAAATATAAATTACCAAAGTGCCCTTATTCAAGATTTTGCTATTCAAGCTTTGAATCCCTTGCCAACACTAATTTATATTTCGTTACACTTGCCTTTCCTTCTCATAGGGGATAGTTTGTTTGACGAAAACACAACCGCTTCAAAAGATTAAAATTCTGAGGCTAATGGCTTGCCCACTCTTGTTTGTAAAGGTTTAAGTGTATTTCGGAAAAACAATTTTTAGATAACACTTTTAAGCTGTAAAAATTCTTTTCCCAAAAACCGTTGACAAACAGCGGAAGAATTTTGATTGGGTGTTTACGCGTTTGGTGTTTGTCTGTGTTTCAATGGTTACATCAATTCCGCATTTTTTGATTTTCCTGTAATTGAATGAGATTCATTCAGCAGTTGTGTAAAATTCTTGCAATCGGTTTTTTATTGTATGCAAAAGTACAGCCACAAAAAGTGAATTATTAACCCTGTCGGGATTCCAAAAGATTTCTCGGCATATCCTCAACCTTGTTTCCGGTATTCCAATTTCCTTTTGGAATTTCATTTTTGCAGCTTGTAAGCAAACGAGCAACAATAATAAACTCGTCCCATGCAAGAAACATTAATTACATCCAATCTAGCAGAAATAAAGGTAGCTTATTCTACTAAGGTAAAATTCAAAGACATGCAAAAAATTACTTCATCCAAAGATTGCGAATCCGTGCTTCGTAATATTTGGAGTCCTAATCTTGAATTGCGCGAAGAATTTTACTTGTTGCTTCTAAACAGAGCAAACAAAGTAATTGGTTGGCATTGTATTTCACAAGGTGGTTTAGACAGCACTGTTGCTGATATTCGAATTATATTTTCAATTACGCTTAAGTGTATTGCCACTGGAATTATTGTGGCTCACAATCACCCATCTGGAAATTTAAAGCCAAGTGAAACTGACATTGCACTTACACGAAAAATCAAAGAAGCAGGAAAGCTTTTAGATATAACTTTGTTTGACCACATCATTCTTTCAAATGACGGCTATTATTCGTTTGCTGATGAAGGGTTGTTGTAAGACTTTAAAGACTTTATTGGTCGTTTCCCTTTTTTTGAATTGCTGCCCTCTATCCGGAATTTCCTTGTTTGATTAAAACACAACCGCTTCAAAAGAGAAAAATTCTTTCCGCAAATGGCTTACTCACCTTGTTCGTTAAGGTTGAAATGAATTTCAGAAAAACTATCTTTGGTTTGCTTTTTTTGAGTGAAAAATTCTTTAGGAATTTTTGTTTAGGTGTTTACGCCTTTGAATTTTCCATTTCTTCTTTCTTTTAGAATGTTGCCATTAACATTTATTTTGCTTTATTTTACTTTCTTGATAATCCAAAATATTTAACTGTAAACAGCTAAAAGCAATGAGGGATCAAATTTGGGCATCACTAAATGATACAAAATATAAAGGTTATTGTCTCGGCTTTTTAGTTGACAAGTTTCAAAAGTGGGATAGGAATATAAATATTTTTCTTGCAATTGCATCATCTACAAGTATCGCAGCTTGGGCTATATGGAAAGTCAATCCTATGGTTTGGGCTGCTATCATTGCTTTTTCGCAAGTACTTACCGCAATAAAACCCTACATTCCGTATTTCAAATATGTGAAAGAGCTTAATACAAAAAGCCTTAAGGTTGACCTTTTAAATATTGAATTTGAACGATTGTGGTATAAACTTCAGCATAAGAAGGTTACTAATGAGCAAGCTGTTGAAATTTACTTTGATCTTCGCAGACAGTCAACTGAAATATTTAACTTTGGAGACGATATTATTTTTGAAGTGAAAAGTAAGATTGAAAAAAGGGCTAACGAGCGAATGAAGACCTTTTTAAAGAATAACTATGGTATAGCCATAAATATTAACAAATAAATCTATATAAAATGTCAGGAGAAAAGGATAAAACCCAACCACAACCGGAGAAAAATGTGGTAGTAGAAAAAGGACAATACTCAGGAGCTTTAAATGAAAGCAAACTTCCTGATTTCAAATTTACTCCTACACCGCCTCCACCGCCTCCACAGACAGAAAACACTTCTGGTAGCGACAATACTGGGGAGTAGGGAATACTTTGGGCCTTTCGTGCAAGCTTTGAAGGATCGAATCTTTAAAATTTCCAGAACCTGCTATTCGTCCCTACGTTATTGTGTAGTTAACCAAAATATCTATTTGAGTATAAGCTTACGGATATAAGAAACTTAATTCAGGCTTCACTACCTGCATAGCAAGATTGCGTATGGACGGTCAACTTTCGTTTTCCGCCATACGCAATCTTGCGGGGAACACATTTCCCCGGACCCCTTTGAAAATTAATCGAATAGGTGGTTGTATATTTAGATTATTTTATTTACTTCGCTAATAATTTGAATACTGATTTATTTTCTTAAAATAAGTAAGAAGGGTTGATTGCCAAATACAACTTTAATGAAAGCCAGCATATTTATTCCCTTTCTCATTTCTTTTTGGTTTTATTTTCTGTTTATTTCACTTTCTAATTATGCTCAAAATATTACAGTAGATTGGATTCAGAAAAAACCACATACTATAGGCAGACTAATAAGTTTTGACAAATCAGGAAATATTATTGCTTGTGGTACTTATGGCAATTCTTCTCCTAATTGGAGCGATATCATTACAATCAAATACGACTCTCTAGGAACTGAGATATGGTCTGCTACTTATGACGACACATTATTTAATGGGTTGGACAGGTGCATGGCCTTAGCAATCGATACTTTCAATAATGTTTATGTTGCAGGGGTTACAAATCTTCCGTATGATTTTACTTTTACAAATTCCCAAGGCGTCTTAATTAAATATAACGAACAAGGTGTTTTTGAATGGAAAAGGAGTTGGGGAAATTCAGCTGGATTTGCTGCGTCCTTTAACTCCATGAAGCTTCTAAACAACAAAGATATTTATATAAGTGGTTATGCGAACCCAATTTCAACCGGAGACCCGCATTCGCTTTTAATGAAGTATGATAGCAGTGGAAATGTACAGTGGGTGCATGTTGATTCCTCAACAACTGAAAATTATATTTCTCAGATTGAAGCAGATAAATCTGGAAATATTTATGCAGTAGGAACTACTAGCTGCTGCCCTCCAACTTATAGGATGCGCTTGGAAAAGTATCGACCTGATGGAACAAGGCAATGGGAACATGTTCTGATAGATACTCTATACAATTATGGATATGGTGGAGGCATTGTTATCGATGATTCCGCAAATTGCTACCTTCTTGCATCTATTTCCTACAGTTTTTCGCCTTCAGGCTATGATGGTGGTATCGCCAAAATTGATAGTGCTGGAAATAAAAAATGGCTTTTCCCTTTTGTAGGTAATCCACCTTCCTACTCTGGTGAAGATATTTCAAATGTGTTGATAAATTCAAAAAACGAACTATTTTGCAAAGGTACTTTGACAGGAAGTAATAATATAGTAACAAGTTTAGTAATCAATCTTAACCCAATTAATGGTAGCATTAACTGGATGTTTCAGGATACCACATTAAAATCTGGAGGAACTGGGCAGTTGTACAATGATACATTAGGTATACTAAGCAACGGTGCAGCAACAGGTGGTTTACCTACATTGATTTCCTTATGTAATCAGGTAAACGGAGATACTGTTTGGACATGCTCTTTATTTGCAGGTCACAACTATACCTTTTATTCACTTTTATTCCAAAGGTCAAACTATTATTTATATGGATATAGTTACGATCCAAATTTGGGGCACTTCCAAGATTCGCTTATTTTGGTAAAACTTAATATGGATCATATTTTATCTGCTCCCTCATTAGATGTTTTGGGAGAATATGCAATGTATACGTATCCTAACCCAGCTCATTCTTTCATTAAACTATTTTTCATCGATAATTCGATTATTCCCCAAAAAGTCTGCCTTTATTCCCTTTCTGGTGAACTTGTATTTAAAACAATGGGCAGACTCTCAACTATTGATGTTTCCAAATTAACTCCTGGATTCTATGCATTAGAAGTAAATACTAATTATGGAATTTTCAGAAAGAAAATTATTATATACTAAATATTAACCTTCATGAAAAAACTAAAGCACTCCATTTTAAACAATAAGAAAAATATGCTTTTTTCGTTAGCATTTTTGCTAATGTTTTTGTCTCAAAGTATTTACTCTATTGCCCAACAGACAGGGGTAACCGGTGAGCAAAGAGGAATGTATGTTAACAGGTTTATTACAACAGATTTAAACAACGATTATGTCCAAGCTTTAAGCATTCTTGGCAATATACCTGCCGAAGATGCATTGCTCAATTATTGCATGGATAATCACATTACCTATTTGCTTCTCTATGATACATATAAAATATTCAGAACTACTAGCAATCAAACTACACTTGTGCCTGCGCTGCAAGAATTTATTTGCAAGGCAAGGAGTCAGTATTGCATTCAATATGTTGGTGCAACAATTGGCGAAAACTACAATTCAAATTTGCCAAACATTGGTAGTCTTAAAACAGCACCGATAACACTGTATCCACCTCAACTCAATGACCCCAACTACGCTGGGTTGCTTTATTTACAATACGAAATACCAAGTGATGACCCCGATTACATTCCAAAATTAATACAATCAGAAATATTGAAACAAGCCATTCGGCTTGCCTTTATTGATAATCCACTTTATACAGGAGTTAATAATGTGGCTAATTGTAATTACAATTATATTGATATTATAACTTCTGAATATGAGTTCTGGAATAGTTCAAGTGGTTTATTTTATGATGATGGAAACACCCCTCCTCATCAGGCGGACTACATTGGATTAATTAATCAACTCGACAATATTCGATTTAGTCATCCTCACCCCCTCTTTATTGAATCCTATCTTGGAATATTGGTAGATGCAAATATTCCTACAGGAGCAAATTCACATCTTCCAAGAACACATTGTGAAATAGGTGAATTTATTGACGGATTAGACCCCCTTTTAAGTCATATCCCATCTGGTAGCACAGCAAGAAGACGAATAGATAGGATTCTAGCACACTATTACAGTAATGACCCAACAAATATTTATAATGATTTTCCCATTCCAAATATAAACGCTCAACCTTTGTATCGTCAACGTTTTCGTACATTCGGCAATGCGAATGTGTCGACCT
The sequence above is a segment of the Bacteroidota bacterium genome. Coding sequences within it:
- a CDS encoding JAB domain-containing protein, which translates into the protein MQETLITSNLAEIKVAYSTKVKFKDMQKITSSKDCESVLRNIWSPNLELREEFYLLLLNRANKVIGWHCISQGGLDSTVADIRIIFSITLKCIATGIIVAHNHPSGNLKPSETDIALTRKIKEAGKLLDITLFDHIILSNDGYYSFADEGLL
- a CDS encoding T9SS type A sorting domain-containing protein; protein product: MKASIFIPFLISFWFYFLFISLSNYAQNITVDWIQKKPHTIGRLISFDKSGNIIACGTYGNSSPNWSDIITIKYDSLGTEIWSATYDDTLFNGLDRCMALAIDTFNNVYVAGVTNLPYDFTFTNSQGVLIKYNEQGVFEWKRSWGNSAGFAASFNSMKLLNNKDIYISGYANPISTGDPHSLLMKYDSSGNVQWVHVDSSTTENYISQIEADKSGNIYAVGTTSCCPPTYRMRLEKYRPDGTRQWEHVLIDTLYNYGYGGGIVIDDSANCYLLASISYSFSPSGYDGGIAKIDSAGNKKWLFPFVGNPPSYSGEDISNVLINSKNELFCKGTLTGSNNIVTSLVINLNPINGSINWMFQDTTLKSGGTGQLYNDTLGILSNGAATGGLPTLISLCNQVNGDTVWTCSLFAGHNYTFYSLLFQRSNYYLYGYSYDPNLGHFQDSLILVKLNMDHILSAPSLDVLGEYAMYTYPNPAHSFIKLFFIDNSIIPQKVCLYSLSGELVFKTMGRLSTIDVSKLTPGFYALEVNTNYGIFRKKIIIY